A genomic window from Silurus meridionalis isolate SWU-2019-XX chromosome 21, ASM1480568v1, whole genome shotgun sequence includes:
- the crhb gene encoding corticotropin releasing hormone b, with product MKLHFLVTTAAALLVAFPPRMNECRALDGPDRRASPSSFSSPSVSALEEEEDQRRTRPVWARLGEEYFIRVGNGNHRESESEARPEPASSVFKRALQLRLTQHLLREEGEVAEAARGLRDAPAERPRRAEEPPISLDLTFHLLREVLEMAKAEQLAQQAHSNRKMMEIFGK from the coding sequence ATGAAGCTTCACTTTCTTGTCACTACCGCAGCAGCTCTGCTCGTTGCCTTTCCACCACGCATGAACGAGTGCCGGGCATTGGACGGTCCCGACCGGCGAGCCTCCccttcctccttttcctcccCCTCCGTCTCCGCGCTCGAAGAAGAGGAAGACCAGAGGCGCACACGGCCGGTTTGGGCACGGCTGGGAGAGGAGTATTTCATCCGGGTGGGCAACGGTAATCATCGTGAGTCCGAGTCTGAGGCGCGCCCCGAACCGGCTTCATCAGTGTTCAAACGCGCTCTGCAGCTCAGGCTCACGCAGCACCTGCTCCGCGAAGAGGGCGAGGTCGCCGAGGCGGCCCGCGGGCTGCGCGACGCACCAGCAGAGAGACCGCGCCGTGCCGAGGAGCCGCCCATCTCCCTGGACCTGACCTTCCACCTGCTGCGGGAGGTGCTGGAGATGGCGAAGGCCGAGCAGCTGGCGCAGCAGGCGCACAGCAACCGGAAAATGATGGAGATTTTCGGCAAGTAG